From one Variovorax sp. PBL-H6 genomic stretch:
- the cheA gene encoding chemotaxis protein CheA translates to MDLSQFTQAFFVEAVELLAEMEQLLLELDVATPDAEQLNAIFRAAHSIKGGAATFGFTALTDTTHLLETLLDRARHGQLSLSAPMIDAFLETKDALQEQLTAYQAGKEPEPERVAQICAVLQQLALENGAAEAAVPAPTIAPAPAPVAAATAEPVPQGALRVRFSGLSDSECELLAGELGNLGKLLSRTRSGDQLTTLLETTCSPDDIIAVCCFVIDESQIDITREAAAPEPAAAPIAQAPAATPKAAPVAGVSGAQAAPAAPTVQAAAAANAKESSSIRVDVEKVDQLINLVGELVITQSMLTQAATMLDPVAYERFLSGLGHLERNARDLQESVMSIRMMPMDYVFSRFPRLIRDVSAKLGKQVRLDTYGKETELDKGLIERIVDPLTHLVRNSLDHGIETPEQRLAKGKDATGQLLLSAQHHGGNIVIEVSDDGAGLNRGKILAKAQQQGIAVSDGMPDDEVWQLIFAPGFSTAEQITDISGRGVGMDVVKRNIQEMGGHVEISSREGRGTTTRIVLPLTLAILNGMSVKVGEEAYILPLSYVIESLQPLGEHLHSITADGHVIKVRGEYLPLIELHRVFDVAGAQTQPTQGILVIVQADDTRFALLVDELLGQHQVVVKNLETNYRKVPGISAATILGDGSVAFIIDVGAMPRIQRAQAASAAALAGASRMDAIAA, encoded by the coding sequence ATGGACCTCAGTCAATTCACACAAGCATTTTTCGTCGAGGCCGTCGAGCTGCTGGCGGAGATGGAGCAGCTGCTGCTCGAACTCGATGTCGCCACGCCCGATGCCGAGCAGCTCAATGCCATCTTCCGCGCGGCGCACTCCATCAAGGGCGGCGCGGCCACGTTCGGCTTCACTGCCCTGACCGACACCACGCACCTGCTGGAAACACTCCTGGACCGCGCGCGCCACGGCCAACTGAGCCTCAGCGCTCCCATGATCGATGCTTTTTTGGAAACGAAGGACGCCTTGCAAGAACAACTGACGGCCTACCAGGCGGGCAAAGAACCGGAGCCTGAGAGGGTGGCGCAGATCTGCGCCGTGCTGCAACAACTGGCGCTGGAGAACGGCGCCGCCGAGGCGGCGGTGCCGGCCCCGACCATTGCGCCCGCGCCGGCCCCGGTGGCCGCCGCGACCGCCGAGCCCGTGCCGCAAGGCGCACTGCGCGTCCGCTTCTCGGGCTTGTCCGACAGCGAGTGCGAGCTGCTCGCGGGCGAACTCGGCAACCTGGGCAAGCTGCTGTCGCGCACGCGCAGCGGCGACCAGTTGACGACGCTGCTCGAGACCACCTGCAGCCCCGACGACATCATTGCCGTGTGCTGCTTCGTCATCGACGAATCGCAGATCGACATCACGCGCGAGGCGGCCGCACCCGAACCCGCTGCGGCTCCCATCGCGCAGGCACCGGCCGCGACGCCGAAGGCAGCGCCGGTTGCCGGCGTGTCGGGCGCTCAGGCTGCCCCGGCCGCGCCCACCGTTCAGGCCGCCGCCGCGGCGAACGCCAAGGAGTCGAGCTCGATCCGCGTCGATGTGGAGAAGGTCGACCAGCTCATCAACCTGGTGGGCGAGCTCGTGATCACGCAATCGATGCTGACCCAGGCCGCGACCATGCTCGACCCCGTGGCCTACGAGCGCTTCCTGAGCGGCCTCGGCCACCTGGAGCGGAATGCGCGCGACCTGCAGGAGTCGGTGATGTCCATCCGCATGATGCCGATGGACTACGTGTTCAGCCGCTTCCCGCGCTTGATCCGCGACGTCAGCGCCAAGCTGGGCAAGCAGGTCCGGCTCGACACCTACGGCAAGGAGACCGAGCTCGACAAGGGCCTGATCGAGCGCATCGTGGATCCGCTCACCCACCTGGTGCGCAACAGCCTGGACCACGGCATCGAGACGCCCGAGCAGCGCCTGGCCAAGGGCAAGGACGCCACCGGGCAGCTGCTGCTGTCGGCCCAGCACCACGGCGGCAACATCGTGATCGAGGTCAGCGACGACGGAGCCGGACTCAACCGCGGCAAGATCCTGGCCAAGGCGCAGCAGCAGGGCATTGCGGTCAGCGACGGCATGCCCGACGACGAGGTGTGGCAGCTGATCTTCGCGCCGGGCTTTTCCACTGCCGAGCAGATCACCGACATCTCGGGCCGCGGCGTCGGCATGGACGTGGTCAAGCGCAACATCCAGGAGATGGGTGGCCACGTCGAGATCAGCTCTCGCGAAGGCCGCGGCACCACGACCCGCATCGTGCTGCCGCTGACGCTCGCCATCCTCAACGGCATGTCGGTCAAGGTCGGCGAAGAGGCCTACATCCTGCCGCTGAGCTATGTCATCGAGTCGCTGCAGCCCCTGGGGGAGCACCTGCATTCGATCACCGCCGACGGCCACGTGATCAAGGTGCGCGGCGAATACCTGCCGCTCATCGAGCTGCACCGCGTGTTCGACGTGGCCGGCGCGCAGACCCAGCCCACGCAGGGCATCCTGGTGATCGTGCAAGCAGACGACACGCGCTTCGCGCTGCTGGTCGACGAGCTGCTCGGCCAGCACCAGGTGGTGGTGAAGAACCTCGAGACCAACTACCGCAAGGTGCCCGGCATCTCCGCGGCAACCATCCTGGGCGACGGCAGCGTGGCTTTCATCATCGACGTCGGCGCCATGCCGCGCATCCAGCGGGCCCAGGCAGCCAGTGCCGCTGCGTTGGCGGGTGCCTCGAGGATGGACGCAATCGCAGCCTGA
- the cheZ gene encoding protein phosphatase CheZ encodes MSASTPEAAEKGNTHEELLGRIGQLTRQLREGLRELGLDKQVERAAQAIPDARDRLNYVATMTERAAHRALNAIDAAQPMQEALSSGAKELSGRWDQWFANPIELDQARGLVMDTRGYLQQVPERASAINTQLMEIMMAQDFQDLTGQVIKKMMEVVNDVETQLLQVLIDNSPMEKRPELALVQANGLMNGPQIKADNPEAVTDQAQVDDLLESLGF; translated from the coding sequence ATGAGCGCCAGCACGCCGGAAGCCGCGGAAAAAGGCAACACGCACGAAGAGCTCCTCGGCCGCATCGGCCAGCTGACGCGGCAACTGCGCGAAGGCCTGCGCGAGCTGGGTCTCGACAAGCAGGTCGAGCGCGCGGCGCAGGCCATTCCCGATGCGCGCGACCGCCTCAACTACGTGGCCACCATGACGGAACGTGCCGCGCACCGCGCGCTGAACGCGATCGATGCCGCGCAGCCGATGCAGGAGGCGTTGTCGAGCGGAGCGAAGGAACTGAGCGGGCGCTGGGACCAGTGGTTCGCCAACCCGATCGAGCTGGACCAGGCGCGCGGCCTGGTGATGGACACGCGCGGCTACCTGCAGCAGGTGCCGGAGCGCGCCAGCGCCATCAACACCCAGTTGATGGAAATCATGATGGCGCAGGACTTCCAGGACCTGACGGGCCAGGTCATCAAGAAGATGATGGAAGTGGTCAACGACGTCGAGACCCAGCTGCTGCAGGTGCTGATCGACAACTCGCCGATGGAGAAGCGGCCGGAGCTCGCCCTGGTCCAGGCCAACGGCCTGATGAATGGGCCGCAGATCAAGGCCGACAACCCAGAGGCGGTGACGGACCAGGCACAAGTCGACGATCTGCTCGAAAGCCTGGGGTTCTAA
- a CDS encoding CheR family methyltransferase translates to MYIESPTPASLVNSEFLFTDHDFAKVRTLIHRRAGIALGEQKRQMVYSRLSRRLRELRLPEFSRYLEMLESSHDGEEWQAFINSLTTNLTSFFREPHHFPVLAEHARRCKQPVTVWCAAASTGEEPYSIAITLVEALGERAGTARVIATDIDTAVLAKASTGVFTLEQIKSLPAERLRRFFNKGTGANAGKVRVRPELAAMVRFERLNLLDPVWPVKEAVDAIFCRNVMIYFDKPTQRRILDRFEPLLKAQGLLFAGHSENASLVSPSFKAIGQTVYEVNRKVRP, encoded by the coding sequence ATGTACATTGAAAGCCCAACCCCGGCGTCGCTCGTGAACTCCGAATTCCTCTTCACCGACCACGATTTTGCGAAGGTCCGCACGCTGATCCATCGCCGTGCGGGCATCGCCCTGGGCGAGCAGAAGCGCCAGATGGTCTACAGCCGGCTGTCGCGCCGTCTGCGCGAACTGCGGCTGCCCGAGTTCTCGCGCTACCTCGAGATGCTGGAGTCCAGCCATGACGGCGAGGAGTGGCAGGCCTTCATCAATTCGCTGACCACCAACCTGACCTCTTTCTTCCGAGAGCCGCACCATTTCCCGGTGCTGGCGGAGCATGCCAGGCGCTGCAAGCAGCCGGTCACCGTCTGGTGCGCAGCGGCATCGACGGGCGAGGAGCCGTACTCGATCGCCATCACGCTGGTCGAGGCCCTGGGCGAGCGCGCCGGCACGGCCCGCGTGATCGCCACGGACATCGACACGGCGGTGCTGGCCAAGGCCTCGACCGGCGTCTTCACGCTGGAGCAGATCAAGAGCCTGCCGGCCGAGCGGCTGCGCCGCTTCTTCAACAAAGGCACGGGCGCCAATGCGGGCAAGGTGCGGGTGCGGCCTGAGCTCGCGGCGATGGTGCGGTTCGAGCGGCTCAACCTGCTGGACCCGGTGTGGCCGGTGAAGGAGGCGGTGGACGCGATCTTCTGCCGCAACGTGATGATCTATTTCGACAAGCCGACGCAAAGGCGCATCCTCGATCGCTTCGAGCCGCTGCTCAAGGCGCAGGGGCTGCTGTTTGCGGGGCACTCGGAGAATGCCTCGCTGGTGAGTCCGAGCTTCAAGGCCATTGGGCAGACGGTCTATGAGGTGAATCGGAAGGTGAGGCCATGA
- a CDS encoding protein-glutamate methylesterase/protein-glutamine glutaminase: MKKIKVLCVDDSALIRSVMTELINSQNDMTVVGTAADPLVARDLIKQTNPDVLTLDVEMPRMDGLEFLEKLMRLRPMPVVMVSSLTERGSEIALRALELGAIDFVTKPRLGVRDGLIQYTEHIAGKIRAAAQARLLPSRPAAARLAAETPHEPLLRSPLLSTEKLIIIGASTGGTEAIREVLQPLPPDAPAVLIAQHMPPGFTRSFAQRLDGLCRIHVKEAEQGERVLPGYAYIAPGGWHLALGRSGANYVAQLNQEPPVNRHRPSIDVLFDSAARHAGKNAIGMILTGMGRDGAEGLLRMKQAGAHTLSQDEASCVVYGMPREAVLLGAVDEVAPLNEMSRRVLAHLRTFGERTNRV, translated from the coding sequence GTGAAGAAAATCAAGGTCCTGTGCGTCGACGATTCCGCGCTGATCCGCAGCGTGATGACCGAGCTCATCAACAGCCAGAACGACATGACGGTCGTCGGCACCGCCGCCGACCCGCTGGTGGCGCGCGACCTCATCAAGCAGACCAACCCCGACGTGCTGACGCTGGACGTCGAGATGCCGCGCATGGACGGCCTCGAGTTCCTCGAGAAGCTGATGCGCCTGCGGCCGATGCCGGTCGTGATGGTGTCGTCGCTGACCGAGCGCGGCTCCGAGATCGCGCTGCGCGCGCTGGAGCTGGGCGCGATTGACTTCGTCACCAAGCCGCGGCTGGGGGTGCGCGACGGCCTGATCCAGTACACCGAGCACATTGCCGGCAAGATCCGCGCCGCCGCGCAGGCGCGGCTGCTGCCGAGCCGCCCGGCTGCGGCGCGGCTGGCCGCCGAGACCCCCCACGAGCCGCTGCTGCGAAGTCCGCTGCTCTCGACCGAAAAGCTGATCATCATCGGCGCCTCCACCGGCGGGACCGAGGCCATCCGCGAGGTGCTGCAGCCGCTGCCGCCCGACGCACCGGCGGTGCTGATCGCGCAGCACATGCCGCCCGGATTCACGCGCTCCTTCGCGCAGCGGCTGGACGGGCTGTGCCGCATCCACGTGAAAGAGGCCGAGCAGGGCGAGCGCGTGCTGCCGGGCTATGCCTACATCGCGCCGGGCGGCTGGCACCTCGCGCTGGGCCGCAGCGGCGCCAACTACGTGGCCCAGCTCAACCAGGAGCCGCCGGTGAACCGGCACCGGCCCTCGATCGACGTGCTCTTCGACTCGGCGGCCCGGCACGCGGGCAAGAACGCGATCGGGATGATCCTCACCGGCATGGGCCGCGACGGCGCCGAGGGCCTGCTGCGCATGAAGCAGGCCGGCGCCCACACGCTGTCGCAGGACGAGGCGAGCTGCGTGGTCTACGGCATGCCCCGCGAGGCCGTGCTGCTGGGTGCTGTCGACGAGGTGGCGCCCCTGAACGAGATGAGCCGCCGGGTGCTCGCGCACCTGCGCACCTTCGGCGAACGCACCAACCGTGTGTGA
- the cheY gene encoding chemotaxis response regulator CheY: MIDKSIKILVVDDFPTMRRIVRNLLKELEFLNVDEAEDGAAGIEKLRGGDFGFVVSDWNMPNMDGLTMLKAIRADPDLAKLPVLMVTAEAKKENIIAAAQAGANGYVVKPFTAATLEEKLNKIFEKIQKESV, translated from the coding sequence GTGATCGACAAGAGCATCAAAATTTTGGTTGTGGATGACTTCCCGACCATGCGCCGCATCGTGCGCAACCTGTTGAAGGAGCTGGAGTTCCTCAACGTCGACGAGGCCGAGGACGGTGCCGCCGGCATCGAGAAGCTGCGCGGCGGCGACTTCGGCTTTGTCGTGTCGGACTGGAACATGCCCAACATGGACGGCCTGACCATGTTGAAGGCCATTCGCGCCGACCCGGACCTGGCCAAGCTGCCGGTGCTGATGGTCACGGCCGAGGCGAAGAAGGAGAACATCATTGCCGCGGCGCAGGCCGGGGCGAACGGCTATGTGGTCAAGCCCTTCACCGCTGCCACGCTCGAGGAAAAGCTCAACAAGATCTTCGAGAAGATCCAGAAAGAGAGCGTTTGA
- the cheD gene encoding chemoreceptor glutamine deamidase CheD produces the protein MSAAVPGAIASHHYFDRDFDRMAVKLLPSEYYVTAVDTVMTTVLGSCVAACLIDRDAGVAGMNHFMLPEDGEPGTRGQAESMRYGAYAMDVLIRELLRAGARRDRLQAKVFGGAAVLANMTTLNIGDRNADFVLRYLETERITVAAQDLRGPHARRVCLLPHSGKAVVRKLRAQVDVQSVQREEGELLRKLAAVNKSKGSCLS, from the coding sequence ATGAGCGCAGCAGTTCCCGGCGCGATCGCCAGCCACCACTACTTCGACCGAGACTTCGACCGCATGGCTGTCAAGCTCCTGCCCTCGGAGTACTACGTCACCGCCGTCGACACGGTAATGACCACGGTCCTGGGCTCCTGCGTGGCTGCCTGCCTCATCGACCGCGACGCCGGCGTGGCCGGCATGAACCACTTCATGCTGCCGGAAGACGGCGAGCCGGGCACCCGCGGCCAGGCCGAGTCGATGCGCTACGGCGCCTACGCCATGGACGTGCTGATCCGGGAGCTGCTTCGCGCCGGCGCACGGCGCGACCGCCTGCAGGCCAAGGTCTTCGGCGGCGCCGCGGTACTCGCCAACATGACCACCCTGAACATCGGCGATCGCAACGCCGACTTCGTGCTGCGCTACCTGGAAACCGAGCGGATCACCGTCGCGGCCCAGGACCTTCGCGGCCCGCATGCCCGCCGCGTGTGCCTGTTGCCGCACAGCGGCAAGGCGGTGGTGCGCAAGCTGCGGGCCCAGGTCGACGTGCAATCCGTGCAGCGCGAGGAGGGCGAGCTGCTGCGCAAGCTCGCCGCCGTCAACAAGAGCAAGGGGAGTTGCCTGTCGTGA
- a CDS encoding EAL and HDOD domain-containing protein — translation MRFDLFRRHKSGNVPASGQALAAAERDASGYVTYAQLLDAGKRVVGYRLAWRAASPDNAADALAQFRALMTCAGTHLNSPRTGWALGRTLLFIDVSAESIVAGELQLLPPENVVLCVEPDLLMNEELRAIVLFLREQGFGFMLCGADALPQEEELCSLVTHFDVGAGDRALVRRLRSEALPGRPPLQLIVTRMDEWNDFEAAAAQRLEVFVDGRHLRTDALAVPGEGAMQPEAMLIVQLMQMIQRNQDVREIEAVLKRDAALTYRLLRYINSPAIGAGVEIHSLRHAVTMLGYAPLFRWLSVLLAMSNVKASPPFLMKKAVLRGRFVELMGRGMLPASDADNLFVVGMFSLIDRLLGVPVREVLGKVQLSEAVEQAILTREGAYGPFLALAESCEEDGARAASMAEALFMSAEQVNAAHLSALAWAQDLGPAEAA, via the coding sequence ATGCGCTTCGACCTATTCCGGCGGCATAAATCCGGCAACGTCCCCGCGTCCGGCCAGGCGCTTGCCGCTGCCGAACGCGACGCCAGCGGCTATGTGACCTACGCCCAACTGCTCGACGCGGGCAAGCGCGTCGTGGGCTATCGGCTCGCATGGCGCGCGGCCTCGCCGGACAACGCTGCGGATGCCCTCGCGCAGTTCAGGGCGCTGATGACCTGCGCCGGGACGCATCTCAACAGCCCCAGGACCGGATGGGCCCTCGGACGCACCTTGCTGTTCATCGACGTTTCCGCCGAGTCGATCGTGGCCGGCGAACTGCAGCTCCTGCCGCCCGAGAACGTCGTGCTGTGTGTCGAGCCCGATCTGCTGATGAACGAGGAGCTGCGTGCCATCGTGTTGTTCCTGCGGGAGCAGGGCTTCGGCTTCATGCTGTGCGGCGCCGACGCGTTGCCGCAGGAAGAGGAACTGTGCAGCCTCGTGACCCACTTCGACGTGGGTGCAGGCGACCGTGCGCTGGTGAGGCGGCTGCGCAGCGAGGCGCTTCCGGGCCGGCCGCCGTTGCAGCTGATCGTCACGCGCATGGACGAATGGAACGACTTCGAGGCGGCCGCGGCGCAGCGCCTGGAGGTGTTCGTCGATGGGCGGCACCTGCGGACCGACGCGCTCGCCGTGCCCGGCGAAGGCGCCATGCAGCCGGAGGCGATGCTGATCGTGCAGCTGATGCAGATGATCCAGCGCAACCAGGACGTGCGCGAGATCGAGGCCGTGCTCAAGCGCGACGCCGCGCTGACCTATCGGCTGCTGCGCTACATCAACTCGCCGGCCATCGGCGCAGGTGTCGAGATCCACTCGCTGCGGCATGCCGTGACCATGCTCGGCTACGCGCCGCTGTTCCGCTGGCTCTCGGTGCTGCTGGCCATGAGCAATGTCAAGGCCAGCCCGCCCTTCCTGATGAAGAAGGCCGTGCTGCGGGGCCGCTTCGTCGAGCTGATGGGCAGGGGCATGCTGCCGGCATCGGACGCCGACAACCTCTTCGTGGTGGGCATGTTCTCGCTCATCGACAGGCTGCTCGGCGTGCCTGTGCGGGAGGTGCTCGGCAAGGTTCAGCTCAGCGAGGCCGTCGAGCAGGCGATCCTGACACGCGAAGGTGCCTACGGGCCCTTTCTGGCGCTGGCCGAGAGCTGCGAGGAAGACGGCGCGCGCGCCGCAAGCATGGCAGAGGCGCTCTTCATGAGCGCGGAACAGGTCAACGCCGCGCACCTGTCGGCGCTCGCCTGGGCCCAGGACCTCGGCCCCGCCGAGGCGGCCTGA